A single window of Pristis pectinata isolate sPriPec2 chromosome 8, sPriPec2.1.pri, whole genome shotgun sequence DNA harbors:
- the top3a gene encoding DNA topoisomerase 3-alpha isoform X2, producing the protein MRTLEREVRKCQALILWTDCDREGENIGFEIVHVCKAVKPNLQVLRARFSEITPHSIRRACENLVEPDQKVSDAVDVRQELDLRIGAAFTRFQTLRLQKIFPNVLSNQLISYGSCQFPTLGFVVERFKAIQAFIQEIFYKIKVTHENEDGNVEFNWKRHRLFNHTACLVLYQICMEDPVATVLDVFTKPKSKWRPLPLDTVELEKLASKKLKINAKETMRIAEKLYTQGYISYPRTETNIFPKDLNLSMLVQQQTVDPHWGAFAQGILDRGGPKPRNGNKSDQAHPPIHPTKYTNNLQGNEQRLYEFVVRHFLACCSQDAQGQETTVEIDIAGELFVAHGLMIIARNYLEVYPYDKWNAKIIPVYERGKKFQPTTIEMVDGETSPPQLLTEADLIALMEKHGIGTDATHAEHIETIKSRMYVGLTPDQRFLPGELGMGLVEGYDSMGYEMSKPDLRAELEANLKLVCEGRKDKFSVLQQYVQKYKQVFIEAVTKAKKLDEALSHYLGEMTEITQSEEFLMETSEPVRKCPQCGRDMVLKPKKDGGFYLSCTGYPSCKSAVWFPDSVLGVSKDESVCPTCKPHPVHRLKFKFKRGSVPPLVPLEFVGCIGGCDEMLREILDLRYLRAASHLNNQTANHLSQNRPEIRSRDRVNNRNNYPRMAVPTVSMGPVSRTIPSVMAGDDNVVVCNCGQNALLLTVRKDGPNQGRKFYKCSVGTCNFFLWAEQDVGELGSHGGAVSRRNVTPDAGNFRQAEIRGTSGEGEAVCMCNQPAVTRTVQKDGPNKGRAFHTCSKPREQQCGFFQWADEWPGSITKRRDGSSFQNGPTAKKPRSCGLCHQPGHTRTKCPQNR; encoded by the exons ATg aGGACCCTGGAGCGAGAAGTGAGGAAATGTCAGGCCCTGATCCTTTGGACTGACTGTGATCGTGAAGGGGAAAACATTGGATTTGAAATAGTTCATGTGTGTAAAGCAG TGAAGCCCAACCTACAGGTGCTACGAGCGCGATTTTctgagattacccctcattccATCAGACGAGCCTGTGAGAATCTAGTGGAACCTGACCAGAAAGTCAGTGATGCTGTTGATGTAAGGCAGGAGTTGGACCTTAGGATAG GTGCTGCTTTCACCCGGTTTCAGACCTTGCGACTacagaaaatatttccaaatgtgcTGTCAAATCAACTCATCAGCTATGGCAGCTGCCAGTTTCCAACACTGGGGTTTGTGGTTGAACGTTTCAAAGCAATCCAGGCTTTTATTCAAGAAATATTCTATAAAATCAAAG TTACCCACGAGAATGAAGATGGTAATGTGGAATTTAACTGGAAGAGACATCGGCTTTTCAACCACACAGCATGTCTTGTACTTTACCAGATTTGCATGGAG GATCCAGTTGCTACAGTACTTGATGTCTTTACTAAACCGAAGAGCAAATGGAGACCCTTGCCTCTTGACACTGTG GAATTGGAGAAACTGGCTTCAAAGAAGTTAAAAATCAATGCAAAGGAGACGATGAGGATAGCGGAGAAGTTGTACACACAAGG ATATATCAGCTACCCTCGTACAGAAACCAATATCTTCCCCAAAGACCTGAACCTCTCCATGCTGGTGCAGCAGCAAACTGTGGACCCACACTGGGGGGCATTCGCTCAGGGTATTTTGGACAGAGGTGGGCCAAAACCTCGAAATGGAAATAAATCTGATCAGGCCCATCCACCAATCCATCCAACTAAATATACCAACAACCTGCAG gGAAATGAGCAGCGTCTTTATGAGTTTGTTGTCCGCCACTTTCTGGCTTGTTGCTCCCAGGATGCACAAGGACAGGAAACGACGGTGGAAATTGACATTGCAGGAGAACTTTTTGTTGCACATGGGCTTATGATTATTGCACGGAATTATCTTGAGGTTTATCCATATGACAAATGGAATGCTAAG ATTATACCAGTATatgagagagggaagaaattccagccCACCACTATTGAGATGGTCGATGGAGAGACGAGTCCACCCCAGCTCTTGACTGAGGCTGATCTTATTGCTCTGATGGAGAAGCATGGCATAG ggaCTGATGCCACTCATGCAGAGCACATCGAGACGATCAAATCCCGAATGTATGTGGGCTTGACTCCAGATCAACGATTTCTCCCAGGGGAATTGGGAATGGGTCTAGTGGAAG GATATGATTCCATGGGATACGAAATGTCCAAGCCAGATCTACGAGCTGAGCTTGAGGCGAATCTGAAACTGGTTTGCGAGGGGAGAAAGGACAAGTTTAGTGTGCTGCAGCAGTATGTTCAGAAATACAAGCAGGTATTCATCGAAGCCGTGACAAAGGCAAAGAA GCTGGATGAGGCTCTGTCCCATTACTTGGGGGAAATGACTGAAATCACACAGTCTGAAGAGTTCCTGATGGAGACTTCAGAACCTGTTCGAAAATGTCCCCAGTGTGGCAGGGATATGGTTCTCAAACCAAAGAAAGATGGAGG GTTTTACCTTTCATGTACAGGGTACCCAAGCTGCAAGTCTGCAGTCTGGTTTCCTGATTCTGTCCTTGGAGTCAGCAAGGATGAGAGTGTTTGTCCCACCTGTAAACCACACCCAGTTCACAG ATTAAAATTCAAGTTCAAACGAGGTAGTGTGCCTCCTCTGGTCCCCTTGGAGTTCGTTGGCTGTATTGGGGGTTGTGATGAGATGTTGAGAGAGATCCTGGACCTGAGGTATTTACGTGCAGCATCACATTTGAACAATCAAACTGCCAACCACTTGTCACAGAACAGACCAGAGATTAGGTCACGGGATCGCGTAAATAATAGGAACAACTATCCAAGAATGGCTGTGCCAACTGTGTCTATGGGCCCAGTATCCAGGACTATCCCATCAGTGATGGCAGGTGATGATAACGTAGTTGTGTGCAACTGTGGCCAAAATGCATTGCTTCTGACTGTCCGCAAGGATGGACCAAACCAGGGACGGAAATTTTACAAGTGCAGTGTGGGCACATGCAACTTCTTTCTGTGGGCTGAGCAGGATGTTGGGGAATTGGGGAGCCATGGAGGAGCTGTCAGCAGAAGGAATGTGACCCCGGATGCAGGGAACTTCCGTCAAGCTGAGATCAGGGGGACTTCTGGTGAAGGGGAAGCAGTGTGCATGTGCAACCAGCCAGCTGTCACACGCACAGTACAGAAGGACGGACCCAACAAGGGACGGGCATTCCACACCTGCTCCAAACCCAGAGAACAGCAGTGTGGCTTCTTCCAGTGGGCTGATGAGTGGCCAG GTTCAATAACTAAACGGCGGGATGGAAGTTCTTTTCAGAATGGTCCTACAGCAAAGAAGCCACGGTCCTGTGGGCTGTGCCATCAGCCGGGGCATACCAGGACAAAATGCCCCCAAAACCGGTGA
- the top3a gene encoding DNA topoisomerase 3-alpha isoform X1 has protein sequence MISVLSRMMSSVIGRRLQARQVLCVAEKNDAAKAIAEIMSAGRFRRREGLSKFNKIYEYECNLFGQNVVIVMTSVSGHLLELEFKSPFQKWRSCNPVALFDAEVEKYCPENYVDIKRTLEREVRKCQALILWTDCDREGENIGFEIVHVCKAVKPNLQVLRARFSEITPHSIRRACENLVEPDQKVSDAVDVRQELDLRIGAAFTRFQTLRLQKIFPNVLSNQLISYGSCQFPTLGFVVERFKAIQAFIQEIFYKIKVTHENEDGNVEFNWKRHRLFNHTACLVLYQICMEDPVATVLDVFTKPKSKWRPLPLDTVELEKLASKKLKINAKETMRIAEKLYTQGYISYPRTETNIFPKDLNLSMLVQQQTVDPHWGAFAQGILDRGGPKPRNGNKSDQAHPPIHPTKYTNNLQGNEQRLYEFVVRHFLACCSQDAQGQETTVEIDIAGELFVAHGLMIIARNYLEVYPYDKWNAKIIPVYERGKKFQPTTIEMVDGETSPPQLLTEADLIALMEKHGIGTDATHAEHIETIKSRMYVGLTPDQRFLPGELGMGLVEGYDSMGYEMSKPDLRAELEANLKLVCEGRKDKFSVLQQYVQKYKQVFIEAVTKAKKLDEALSHYLGEMTEITQSEEFLMETSEPVRKCPQCGRDMVLKPKKDGGFYLSCTGYPSCKSAVWFPDSVLGVSKDESVCPTCKPHPVHRLKFKFKRGSVPPLVPLEFVGCIGGCDEMLREILDLRYLRAASHLNNQTANHLSQNRPEIRSRDRVNNRNNYPRMAVPTVSMGPVSRTIPSVMAGDDNVVVCNCGQNALLLTVRKDGPNQGRKFYKCSVGTCNFFLWAEQDVGELGSHGGAVSRRNVTPDAGNFRQAEIRGTSGEGEAVCMCNQPAVTRTVQKDGPNKGRAFHTCSKPREQQCGFFQWADEWPGSITKRRDGSSFQNGPTAKKPRSCGLCHQPGHTRTKCPQNR, from the exons ATGATCTCGGTGCTCAGCCGGATGATGAGCAGCGTTATAGGTCGCCGGCTGCAGGCCCGTCAGGTGCTGTGTGTGGCCGAGAAAAATGACGCGGCCAAAGCCATCGCGGAGATCATGTCGGCTGGACGTTTCCGGAGG AGAGAAGGCCTTTCAAAATTCAACAAGATTTATGAATATGAGTGTAATCTGTTTGGTCAG aatgttgttattgtgatGACTTCTGTCTCAGGTCACTTACTCGAGTTGGAATTCAAATCACCTTTTCAGAAATg GCGCAGCTGTAATCCTGTGGCTCTCTTTGATGCTGAAGTTGAGAAGTATTGTCCAGAGAACTATGTGGATATTAAG aGGACCCTGGAGCGAGAAGTGAGGAAATGTCAGGCCCTGATCCTTTGGACTGACTGTGATCGTGAAGGGGAAAACATTGGATTTGAAATAGTTCATGTGTGTAAAGCAG TGAAGCCCAACCTACAGGTGCTACGAGCGCGATTTTctgagattacccctcattccATCAGACGAGCCTGTGAGAATCTAGTGGAACCTGACCAGAAAGTCAGTGATGCTGTTGATGTAAGGCAGGAGTTGGACCTTAGGATAG GTGCTGCTTTCACCCGGTTTCAGACCTTGCGACTacagaaaatatttccaaatgtgcTGTCAAATCAACTCATCAGCTATGGCAGCTGCCAGTTTCCAACACTGGGGTTTGTGGTTGAACGTTTCAAAGCAATCCAGGCTTTTATTCAAGAAATATTCTATAAAATCAAAG TTACCCACGAGAATGAAGATGGTAATGTGGAATTTAACTGGAAGAGACATCGGCTTTTCAACCACACAGCATGTCTTGTACTTTACCAGATTTGCATGGAG GATCCAGTTGCTACAGTACTTGATGTCTTTACTAAACCGAAGAGCAAATGGAGACCCTTGCCTCTTGACACTGTG GAATTGGAGAAACTGGCTTCAAAGAAGTTAAAAATCAATGCAAAGGAGACGATGAGGATAGCGGAGAAGTTGTACACACAAGG ATATATCAGCTACCCTCGTACAGAAACCAATATCTTCCCCAAAGACCTGAACCTCTCCATGCTGGTGCAGCAGCAAACTGTGGACCCACACTGGGGGGCATTCGCTCAGGGTATTTTGGACAGAGGTGGGCCAAAACCTCGAAATGGAAATAAATCTGATCAGGCCCATCCACCAATCCATCCAACTAAATATACCAACAACCTGCAG gGAAATGAGCAGCGTCTTTATGAGTTTGTTGTCCGCCACTTTCTGGCTTGTTGCTCCCAGGATGCACAAGGACAGGAAACGACGGTGGAAATTGACATTGCAGGAGAACTTTTTGTTGCACATGGGCTTATGATTATTGCACGGAATTATCTTGAGGTTTATCCATATGACAAATGGAATGCTAAG ATTATACCAGTATatgagagagggaagaaattccagccCACCACTATTGAGATGGTCGATGGAGAGACGAGTCCACCCCAGCTCTTGACTGAGGCTGATCTTATTGCTCTGATGGAGAAGCATGGCATAG ggaCTGATGCCACTCATGCAGAGCACATCGAGACGATCAAATCCCGAATGTATGTGGGCTTGACTCCAGATCAACGATTTCTCCCAGGGGAATTGGGAATGGGTCTAGTGGAAG GATATGATTCCATGGGATACGAAATGTCCAAGCCAGATCTACGAGCTGAGCTTGAGGCGAATCTGAAACTGGTTTGCGAGGGGAGAAAGGACAAGTTTAGTGTGCTGCAGCAGTATGTTCAGAAATACAAGCAGGTATTCATCGAAGCCGTGACAAAGGCAAAGAA GCTGGATGAGGCTCTGTCCCATTACTTGGGGGAAATGACTGAAATCACACAGTCTGAAGAGTTCCTGATGGAGACTTCAGAACCTGTTCGAAAATGTCCCCAGTGTGGCAGGGATATGGTTCTCAAACCAAAGAAAGATGGAGG GTTTTACCTTTCATGTACAGGGTACCCAAGCTGCAAGTCTGCAGTCTGGTTTCCTGATTCTGTCCTTGGAGTCAGCAAGGATGAGAGTGTTTGTCCCACCTGTAAACCACACCCAGTTCACAG ATTAAAATTCAAGTTCAAACGAGGTAGTGTGCCTCCTCTGGTCCCCTTGGAGTTCGTTGGCTGTATTGGGGGTTGTGATGAGATGTTGAGAGAGATCCTGGACCTGAGGTATTTACGTGCAGCATCACATTTGAACAATCAAACTGCCAACCACTTGTCACAGAACAGACCAGAGATTAGGTCACGGGATCGCGTAAATAATAGGAACAACTATCCAAGAATGGCTGTGCCAACTGTGTCTATGGGCCCAGTATCCAGGACTATCCCATCAGTGATGGCAGGTGATGATAACGTAGTTGTGTGCAACTGTGGCCAAAATGCATTGCTTCTGACTGTCCGCAAGGATGGACCAAACCAGGGACGGAAATTTTACAAGTGCAGTGTGGGCACATGCAACTTCTTTCTGTGGGCTGAGCAGGATGTTGGGGAATTGGGGAGCCATGGAGGAGCTGTCAGCAGAAGGAATGTGACCCCGGATGCAGGGAACTTCCGTCAAGCTGAGATCAGGGGGACTTCTGGTGAAGGGGAAGCAGTGTGCATGTGCAACCAGCCAGCTGTCACACGCACAGTACAGAAGGACGGACCCAACAAGGGACGGGCATTCCACACCTGCTCCAAACCCAGAGAACAGCAGTGTGGCTTCTTCCAGTGGGCTGATGAGTGGCCAG GTTCAATAACTAAACGGCGGGATGGAAGTTCTTTTCAGAATGGTCCTACAGCAAAGAAGCCACGGTCCTGTGGGCTGTGCCATCAGCCGGGGCATACCAGGACAAAATGCCCCCAAAACCGGTGA
- the top3a gene encoding DNA topoisomerase 3-alpha isoform X3 gives MCVKQTVKPNLQVLRARFSEITPHSIRRACENLVEPDQKVSDAVDVRQELDLRIGAAFTRFQTLRLQKIFPNVLSNQLISYGSCQFPTLGFVVERFKAIQAFIQEIFYKIKVTHENEDGNVEFNWKRHRLFNHTACLVLYQICMEDPVATVLDVFTKPKSKWRPLPLDTVELEKLASKKLKINAKETMRIAEKLYTQGYISYPRTETNIFPKDLNLSMLVQQQTVDPHWGAFAQGILDRGGPKPRNGNKSDQAHPPIHPTKYTNNLQGNEQRLYEFVVRHFLACCSQDAQGQETTVEIDIAGELFVAHGLMIIARNYLEVYPYDKWNAKIIPVYERGKKFQPTTIEMVDGETSPPQLLTEADLIALMEKHGIGTDATHAEHIETIKSRMYVGLTPDQRFLPGELGMGLVEGYDSMGYEMSKPDLRAELEANLKLVCEGRKDKFSVLQQYVQKYKQVFIEAVTKAKKLDEALSHYLGEMTEITQSEEFLMETSEPVRKCPQCGRDMVLKPKKDGGFYLSCTGYPSCKSAVWFPDSVLGVSKDESVCPTCKPHPVHRLKFKFKRGSVPPLVPLEFVGCIGGCDEMLREILDLRYLRAASHLNNQTANHLSQNRPEIRSRDRVNNRNNYPRMAVPTVSMGPVSRTIPSVMAGDDNVVVCNCGQNALLLTVRKDGPNQGRKFYKCSVGTCNFFLWAEQDVGELGSHGGAVSRRNVTPDAGNFRQAEIRGTSGEGEAVCMCNQPAVTRTVQKDGPNKGRAFHTCSKPREQQCGFFQWADEWPGSITKRRDGSSFQNGPTAKKPRSCGLCHQPGHTRTKCPQNR, from the exons ATGTGTGTAAAGCAG ACAGTGAAGCCCAACCTACAGGTGCTACGAGCGCGATTTTctgagattacccctcattccATCAGACGAGCCTGTGAGAATCTAGTGGAACCTGACCAGAAAGTCAGTGATGCTGTTGATGTAAGGCAGGAGTTGGACCTTAGGATAG GTGCTGCTTTCACCCGGTTTCAGACCTTGCGACTacagaaaatatttccaaatgtgcTGTCAAATCAACTCATCAGCTATGGCAGCTGCCAGTTTCCAACACTGGGGTTTGTGGTTGAACGTTTCAAAGCAATCCAGGCTTTTATTCAAGAAATATTCTATAAAATCAAAG TTACCCACGAGAATGAAGATGGTAATGTGGAATTTAACTGGAAGAGACATCGGCTTTTCAACCACACAGCATGTCTTGTACTTTACCAGATTTGCATGGAG GATCCAGTTGCTACAGTACTTGATGTCTTTACTAAACCGAAGAGCAAATGGAGACCCTTGCCTCTTGACACTGTG GAATTGGAGAAACTGGCTTCAAAGAAGTTAAAAATCAATGCAAAGGAGACGATGAGGATAGCGGAGAAGTTGTACACACAAGG ATATATCAGCTACCCTCGTACAGAAACCAATATCTTCCCCAAAGACCTGAACCTCTCCATGCTGGTGCAGCAGCAAACTGTGGACCCACACTGGGGGGCATTCGCTCAGGGTATTTTGGACAGAGGTGGGCCAAAACCTCGAAATGGAAATAAATCTGATCAGGCCCATCCACCAATCCATCCAACTAAATATACCAACAACCTGCAG gGAAATGAGCAGCGTCTTTATGAGTTTGTTGTCCGCCACTTTCTGGCTTGTTGCTCCCAGGATGCACAAGGACAGGAAACGACGGTGGAAATTGACATTGCAGGAGAACTTTTTGTTGCACATGGGCTTATGATTATTGCACGGAATTATCTTGAGGTTTATCCATATGACAAATGGAATGCTAAG ATTATACCAGTATatgagagagggaagaaattccagccCACCACTATTGAGATGGTCGATGGAGAGACGAGTCCACCCCAGCTCTTGACTGAGGCTGATCTTATTGCTCTGATGGAGAAGCATGGCATAG ggaCTGATGCCACTCATGCAGAGCACATCGAGACGATCAAATCCCGAATGTATGTGGGCTTGACTCCAGATCAACGATTTCTCCCAGGGGAATTGGGAATGGGTCTAGTGGAAG GATATGATTCCATGGGATACGAAATGTCCAAGCCAGATCTACGAGCTGAGCTTGAGGCGAATCTGAAACTGGTTTGCGAGGGGAGAAAGGACAAGTTTAGTGTGCTGCAGCAGTATGTTCAGAAATACAAGCAGGTATTCATCGAAGCCGTGACAAAGGCAAAGAA GCTGGATGAGGCTCTGTCCCATTACTTGGGGGAAATGACTGAAATCACACAGTCTGAAGAGTTCCTGATGGAGACTTCAGAACCTGTTCGAAAATGTCCCCAGTGTGGCAGGGATATGGTTCTCAAACCAAAGAAAGATGGAGG GTTTTACCTTTCATGTACAGGGTACCCAAGCTGCAAGTCTGCAGTCTGGTTTCCTGATTCTGTCCTTGGAGTCAGCAAGGATGAGAGTGTTTGTCCCACCTGTAAACCACACCCAGTTCACAG ATTAAAATTCAAGTTCAAACGAGGTAGTGTGCCTCCTCTGGTCCCCTTGGAGTTCGTTGGCTGTATTGGGGGTTGTGATGAGATGTTGAGAGAGATCCTGGACCTGAGGTATTTACGTGCAGCATCACATTTGAACAATCAAACTGCCAACCACTTGTCACAGAACAGACCAGAGATTAGGTCACGGGATCGCGTAAATAATAGGAACAACTATCCAAGAATGGCTGTGCCAACTGTGTCTATGGGCCCAGTATCCAGGACTATCCCATCAGTGATGGCAGGTGATGATAACGTAGTTGTGTGCAACTGTGGCCAAAATGCATTGCTTCTGACTGTCCGCAAGGATGGACCAAACCAGGGACGGAAATTTTACAAGTGCAGTGTGGGCACATGCAACTTCTTTCTGTGGGCTGAGCAGGATGTTGGGGAATTGGGGAGCCATGGAGGAGCTGTCAGCAGAAGGAATGTGACCCCGGATGCAGGGAACTTCCGTCAAGCTGAGATCAGGGGGACTTCTGGTGAAGGGGAAGCAGTGTGCATGTGCAACCAGCCAGCTGTCACACGCACAGTACAGAAGGACGGACCCAACAAGGGACGGGCATTCCACACCTGCTCCAAACCCAGAGAACAGCAGTGTGGCTTCTTCCAGTGGGCTGATGAGTGGCCAG GTTCAATAACTAAACGGCGGGATGGAAGTTCTTTTCAGAATGGTCCTACAGCAAAGAAGCCACGGTCCTGTGGGCTGTGCCATCAGCCGGGGCATACCAGGACAAAATGCCCCCAAAACCGGTGA